A single region of the Elizabethkingia sp. JS20170427COW genome encodes:
- a CDS encoding HNH endonuclease, with protein MAKNNNWTREETIIAFNVYCKVPFKSSSKTNPTIIKYANIIGRSPSALNMKVGNFGRLDSELRKQGIVGLGNGSKLDEIIWNEFNGNWDKLAFESEKLIAEFQNKSIEQIETFNIEDYPKGEERETVIKARVNQSFFRSTILSSYNLKCCITGLSIPDFLVASHIKPWSKDLENRTNPHNGLCLNSIHDKAFDKGFITVTPDFKILVSNFFDNYSNDLAVIDFFKKYQNQSIKLPDRFLPSKDFLDFHYNEIFIK; from the coding sequence ATGGCTAAAAATAATAATTGGACAAGAGAGGAAACTATTATTGCTTTTAATGTTTACTGTAAAGTTCCATTCAAAAGCAGTAGTAAAACTAATCCAACGATTATTAAATATGCAAATATCATTGGGCGTAGCCCTTCAGCTTTAAATATGAAAGTAGGTAATTTCGGAAGGCTTGACTCTGAACTGAGAAAACAAGGAATTGTAGGTTTAGGAAATGGGAGTAAACTTGATGAAATAATATGGAATGAATTTAATGGAAATTGGGATAAATTAGCCTTTGAAAGTGAAAAACTAATTGCTGAATTTCAAAATAAATCCATTGAACAAATTGAAACTTTCAATATAGAAGATTATCCGAAAGGCGAAGAAAGAGAGACAGTTATAAAAGCAAGAGTAAATCAAAGTTTTTTCAGGAGTACAATACTTTCTTCATATAATTTAAAGTGTTGTATTACAGGATTATCAATTCCTGATTTTCTTGTTGCAAGTCATATTAAACCTTGGTCAAAAGATTTAGAAAACAGAACAAATCCTCATAACGGACTTTGTCTAAACTCGATTCACGATAAAGCTTTTGACAAAGGGTTTATCACAGTCACGCCAGATTTCAAAATATTAGTATCTAATTTTTTTGATAATTATTCTAATGATTTGGCTGTTATAGATTTTTTCAAAAAGTATCAAAATCAATCTATTAAATTACCTGATAGATTTCTTCCATCAAAAGATTTCTTGGATTTTCATTATAACGAAATCTTCATTAAGTAA
- a CDS encoding HpaII family restriction endonuclease — protein MRDSNEKPTARNEQGLVVDSPTRRDTPKKLYAGDSDLNKIESLIFPIIKVLRDESNGTFEFSYEDDIVLIKNNEEEFRISIAQFQENASLLLQKLKEKTNATFSIPEIETFINSYQSHSIKAKSSVKSDIRIVIHDQRTGTKPELGFSIKSQLGGASTLLNAGKTTNFIYEIENIDLTDEQIKSINSIDTRSKIKDRIEKIYSLGGSLSFIKTESSIFGNNLILIDSALPKIVSETLKIFFTSSLSKSVELINSVNEANPLNFDLVSNHPFYTYKFKRFITDIALGMIPSKVWTGQLDATGGYLVVKEDGEVLCYHIYNRNEFEDYLYSNTKFETASSSRHSFGSIYRENNKLYFKLNLQIRFL, from the coding sequence GTGAGGGATAGTAACGAAAAGCCCACAGCGAGGAACGAGCAAGGACTTGTAGTGGATAGCCCGACCCGAAGGGACACGCCCAAAAAATTATATGCTGGAGATAGTGATTTGAATAAAATCGAATCGCTAATATTTCCAATTATAAAAGTTCTTAGAGATGAATCCAACGGAACTTTTGAATTTTCATACGAAGATGATATTGTTTTAATCAAAAATAACGAAGAAGAATTTAGAATTTCAATTGCTCAATTTCAAGAAAATGCAAGTTTACTTTTACAAAAATTAAAAGAGAAAACTAATGCTACTTTTTCAATTCCAGAGATTGAAACTTTTATTAATTCTTATCAAAGTCATTCTATCAAAGCTAAATCATCAGTTAAAAGTGATATTAGAATTGTTATACACGACCAACGAACAGGAACAAAACCCGAATTAGGATTTAGTATAAAATCTCAGTTGGGAGGTGCTTCTACTCTATTGAACGCAGGAAAAACCACTAATTTCATCTATGAAATTGAAAATATTGATTTAACTGATGAACAAATCAAGTCTATAAATTCAATTGATACAAGAAGTAAAATAAAAGATAGAATTGAGAAAATTTATTCATTAGGTGGTTCATTGAGTTTTATAAAAACAGAAAGTTCAATTTTTGGAAATAACTTGATTTTAATTGATTCAGCATTGCCTAAAATTGTTTCAGAAACCTTAAAAATATTCTTTACTTCAAGTTTATCAAAAAGTGTTGAATTAATAAATTCTGTTAACGAAGCAAATCCTTTGAACTTTGATTTAGTGAGTAATCATCCATTTTATACATATAAATTCAAACGATTTATAACAGATATTGCACTTGGAATGATACCATCTAAGGTTTGGACTGGACAACTTGATGCAACTGGTGGATATTTAGTTGTTAAGGAAGATGGAGAAGTTTTATGTTATCATATTTACAACCGTAATGAGTTTGAAGATTATCTTTATTCAAATACTAAATTTGAAACAGCAAGCAGTTCAAGACATAGTTTTGGGAGTATTTACAGAGAAAATAATAAACTCTACTTTAAACTGAATTTGCAAATTAGATTTTTATAA